From the genome of Chania multitudinisentens RB-25, one region includes:
- a CDS encoding Hcp family type VI secretion system effector has product MANLIYLTLTGQKQGLISSGCSSSDSIGNKGQLNHEDQILIYSLIHTMTRTQHVHHNPVTIKKPIDKSSPLLAVAISSNELLEAMFYFYRTSQDGTQELYFSVKLTGVTISEFSSHHPHNITHTGVQPQETLSLRYKSITWQHHISGTSGYSIWDERVY; this is encoded by the coding sequence ATGGCAAATTTGATTTATTTAACCTTAACAGGTCAAAAACAGGGATTGATTTCTAGTGGCTGTTCATCTTCAGACTCTATAGGCAATAAAGGTCAACTCAATCACGAAGACCAGATATTGATTTACAGCCTAATCCATACAATGACTCGTACACAACACGTTCACCACAACCCAGTGACAATCAAAAAACCTATCGATAAATCATCCCCTTTACTGGCTGTCGCTATATCATCGAATGAACTATTAGAGGCTATGTTCTATTTTTATCGGACGAGTCAGGATGGTACCCAAGAGTTATATTTCTCGGTAAAATTGACTGGCGTCACTATTTCGGAGTTTTCATCACACCATCCTCACAACATCACACACACAGGTGTGCAACCACAAGAAACCTTATCATTACGTTATAAAAGTATTACTTGGCAGCATCATATTTCTGGTACAAGTGGCTATAGTATCTGGGACGAAAGAGTTTATTAA
- a CDS encoding AAA domain-containing protein: protein MMRFCPNCHTERALTEIFCEGQIEHHPCDWDLSSEPIHVKGWRPIAVISAEEMVQEATENVAALPEVAHCQNGHPLEAGDLICMQCGADAADGAAPPPAATPEPGFGTVTQIGHWKILRRINQNDSIRERYQAQHQESGQHGILTLYTYGAEPDLAVYEVIRNLPREHIPDILDTGRWNARAWQVAEEMTSGSLADAAARGDFWQPEEIPHVVRELGSALANFSEHGLRHRNLRPSNLLIRTRDPLDLVIIEFGSACLSEFDLDIVSPLEITRYSAPETLAGGVAAASDWWSLGIILLEQITQGACFTNIHPHAFLIQVLANGVTLPEHLDPHLRLLLRGLLTRDRHRRWQWPEVQAWLDEQPVTVADESPSVSDNQLMSITLGQQRYTQPAVFALAAAEQHHWQEALALMQRGTIVSWAQQAGLGDTLITRLQQAVELADLSDDYRLILVLKLLNPNMPLILQGEIVTPAWLLEHPQEGHALLASSLPGVLGQMEPGHWLFQLKSRQERVRQRGENLKIAFNEALLRIHLLATSRARLLAIWEEQRKLFPDTLHNGLRTLIDRRHPNEDELILLLSADLGQFTSAESLLVQASELASQYHVMGFSREASRELLALPRSEIYQQLAARINGFNRCNITDIDNWAARFLQTRRLPLEQALVMLTLPPEQWIVPEKQRYIHQVLDFFTRKITASTLRGSLVRMSISPHAGRVDLAGLSGQRKSAETLLNHLLTRSRQPISIDSQTLLDNEQADWQLRTLHAQTQLYMRDTGINGMYLGFPFIVINTQPKQIKPRIAPLLLWPINIIMEAGIRGVASLRFDHERGAVCLNPALESFVGIPSVKRWQAIVDQLLSQAALSAEEVIESFTALVPALEQQLVPLPPLNVKIAENTSQLVCSAVLFHAAFIGQAIGEDLRQLCHLSPAGTALETALGLNPEVTTVAQPTSAKECYFTAASDPSQEAAVLAARNAPGLLIEGPPGTGKSQTIVNMVADAIGQKRSLLIICQKPAALEVVFKRIMAGGLGNRVVMVKNAQKGRDTIIRNIRAQLETLYQPDDSNTVNPWVTSREKTGRHLDQLEHDLDSYYQALHQQDEHIGISYRDVLGELMLLETYVERLELPALQTVLQNCTLEHLEAIKRAIIPAIALWLEADYEHSPLAQLSPFLSHQATLQDFTRRFTRFYQVEQQRDERLTNPHRAFEVTEHEEYQRSLAKYQTLLTSLTPAEWANLAQWLPLFYAHHGSIVQGEQLLAQLEQLSGRLQEIDSSGRDPLMFAPLAHCDSQRLLQLTTAAEEAKKRSLFQRINPCYYLRRSRLKLFLQQLGWQNDHDTVARLLISARSEQQWRAVRTELNRLQQRLGLPTVGLLDNLALTRQLATTQRDLRFICTLYQQISDLVGLDRLVPAIIEHQQAGFTRECEEIAAAIARCQARAASSEALENLRGWLQLSAVETFAQAIHNNSSLTVALEAITAALPSLAAYQQFRPVAAQLDTVSLAILSMLRQQKTTLARFEPPQLALVVAQALDREVRLVWKQQLEWHSPILLLEPTVINAKIEQLATADGEMKALNKLELTEVIKTANISPLRKWEEITRLTGKRARRLREFIDQGSMLGLMQLRPVWLMTPDVASQVLPLQAGLFDTVIYDEASQMPVEYALPTLFRSRNMVVSGDEKQMPPSAFFSGKAMAEDEPDDDEGLFEADSTQQEEAAESWNYRQISDCPDLLHLARTVLPSQTLAIHYRSTYRELINFSNHAFYENRLNIPAQHSGKIIDAVRPVSLMMVNGLYQNQSNQQEAEQVATVLAEIWQQPYAERPSVGVVTFNQKQAQLIQNVLEARAEQHAEFRQAYHEEQQRLEDDEDMSFFVKNVENVQGDERDVIIFSTTFGRNPQGTFRRNFGILGQQGGERRLNVAVTRARNQVMIISSMPIEEISDLLATHRQPDIPRDFLQGYLEYARRLSTGQFAQGQALLMRMNRTQLASRSPVEHPDGFVQSVVEYIRSQGWLIAESQQEGAFYFDCIIEDPSTGRYLLGIECDMPRHALLQRARARELWRPTILKRVTAFRHRISIQHWYHHGPEERLRLTQAITQAMGMEQQPAATTSDATSEENT from the coding sequence ATGATGCGTTTTTGCCCTAATTGCCATACGGAACGTGCATTAACAGAAATTTTCTGTGAGGGCCAGATTGAGCATCATCCCTGTGATTGGGATCTTTCTTCCGAGCCTATTCACGTTAAGGGATGGCGGCCAATTGCGGTTATCAGCGCTGAAGAAATGGTGCAGGAAGCCACTGAGAACGTAGCCGCGTTACCCGAGGTGGCGCATTGCCAAAACGGCCACCCGCTGGAAGCTGGGGATCTGATCTGTATGCAGTGCGGCGCGGATGCGGCGGATGGAGCAGCGCCACCGCCAGCCGCCACCCCAGAACCGGGCTTCGGCACAGTCACCCAGATTGGCCACTGGAAAATCCTGCGCCGTATTAACCAGAATGACAGTATTCGTGAACGCTATCAGGCGCAGCATCAGGAAAGTGGCCAACACGGGATACTCACGCTGTATACCTACGGCGCAGAACCTGATCTGGCCGTTTATGAGGTGATCCGCAACCTGCCCCGCGAGCATATTCCCGATATTCTTGATACGGGCCGTTGGAATGCTCGGGCCTGGCAGGTCGCAGAAGAAATGACCAGTGGTTCACTGGCCGACGCAGCCGCCAGGGGCGACTTCTGGCAGCCTGAAGAAATCCCCCATGTCGTCAGAGAGCTAGGCAGCGCCTTAGCCAATTTTTCTGAACATGGCTTGCGCCACCGCAATCTCCGGCCCAGCAACCTGCTGATCCGTACTCGCGATCCGTTGGATCTGGTGATCATCGAATTTGGTTCCGCCTGCCTGTCTGAGTTCGATCTGGATATCGTTTCTCCTTTGGAGATCACCCGTTATAGCGCACCGGAAACGTTAGCCGGCGGCGTGGCCGCCGCCTCTGACTGGTGGAGTCTGGGCATTATTTTGCTTGAGCAGATCACTCAGGGAGCCTGCTTTACCAATATCCATCCCCATGCGTTTTTAATTCAGGTGCTGGCGAATGGCGTCACGCTGCCTGAACACCTTGATCCACATTTACGGCTGTTGCTGCGCGGATTGTTAACACGCGATCGTCATCGGCGCTGGCAGTGGCCGGAAGTACAAGCCTGGTTGGATGAGCAGCCGGTAACCGTGGCAGATGAATCGCCCTCTGTCTCTGACAATCAACTGATGAGCATTACGCTGGGCCAACAGCGCTACACGCAGCCCGCCGTGTTCGCTCTGGCAGCGGCAGAGCAGCACCATTGGCAGGAAGCGTTGGCGCTTATGCAGCGGGGAACGATTGTGTCCTGGGCGCAGCAGGCCGGTTTGGGCGACACGTTGATCACCCGGTTGCAGCAGGCCGTTGAGTTGGCCGATCTCAGCGATGATTACCGCCTGATACTGGTATTAAAGCTGCTTAATCCCAATATGCCGCTGATCCTTCAGGGTGAAATTGTGACACCAGCCTGGCTGCTGGAGCACCCGCAGGAAGGTCATGCCTTGTTGGCCAGTTCACTGCCCGGCGTCCTTGGCCAGATGGAGCCAGGCCATTGGCTGTTCCAGCTAAAATCACGGCAAGAGAGAGTCCGGCAGCGGGGGGAAAACCTGAAGATCGCCTTTAATGAAGCCCTCTTGCGCATTCATTTACTGGCCACTTCACGGGCGCGATTGCTGGCCATTTGGGAAGAACAGCGCAAGCTATTCCCCGATACGCTGCATAACGGGCTCAGAACGCTGATCGATCGGCGTCATCCGAACGAAGATGAACTTATCCTGCTGCTGAGCGCCGACCTAGGGCAATTCACCTCGGCAGAAAGCCTGCTGGTGCAGGCCAGTGAACTGGCTAGCCAATATCATGTAATGGGTTTTTCTCGTGAAGCATCGCGCGAGCTTCTGGCGCTGCCCCGCTCAGAGATTTACCAACAGTTGGCCGCTCGTATCAATGGTTTTAACCGCTGCAACATCACCGATATCGACAACTGGGCAGCTCGCTTTTTGCAAACGCGCCGCCTGCCGCTGGAACAGGCTCTGGTGATGTTAACTCTTCCACCAGAACAGTGGATCGTGCCGGAAAAACAGCGCTACATTCACCAGGTTCTGGATTTTTTCACGCGTAAAATTACCGCCTCTACCCTACGTGGCTCGTTGGTACGCATGAGTATCAGCCCACATGCCGGGCGAGTTGACCTGGCTGGATTAAGCGGGCAGAGAAAAAGCGCTGAAACCCTGCTCAACCATTTGTTGACCCGCAGCCGCCAGCCGATCTCCATTGATAGCCAAACCCTATTGGATAACGAGCAGGCTGACTGGCAATTGCGAACCCTGCATGCGCAGACTCAGCTCTATATGCGGGATACCGGCATTAACGGCATGTATCTCGGCTTTCCTTTCATCGTGATTAACACGCAGCCCAAACAGATTAAGCCGCGTATCGCGCCGCTGTTGCTGTGGCCGATAAATATCATTATGGAAGCGGGTATCCGCGGGGTTGCCAGCCTGCGTTTCGATCACGAGCGCGGAGCTGTGTGTTTGAACCCGGCGTTGGAAAGTTTTGTTGGGATTCCATCGGTAAAACGCTGGCAGGCGATTGTTGACCAACTGCTGAGCCAGGCCGCATTGAGTGCCGAAGAAGTGATTGAAAGTTTCACGGCGCTGGTGCCTGCCCTGGAACAGCAGTTGGTTCCGCTCCCGCCGTTGAATGTTAAAATTGCGGAGAACACCAGCCAGTTGGTGTGTTCTGCCGTGCTCTTCCATGCGGCATTTATCGGCCAGGCGATCGGTGAAGATTTGCGCCAGCTATGCCACTTATCCCCCGCAGGCACCGCGCTGGAAACGGCGCTGGGCCTGAATCCAGAGGTTACCACCGTAGCTCAGCCAACCTCGGCCAAGGAATGCTATTTTACCGCAGCCAGCGATCCCTCGCAGGAAGCAGCGGTTCTGGCCGCTCGTAATGCGCCAGGATTGTTGATTGAGGGCCCTCCGGGCACCGGCAAAAGCCAGACCATCGTTAACATGGTCGCAGATGCCATTGGTCAGAAGCGCAGCCTGTTGATCATCTGCCAGAAGCCAGCAGCGCTGGAGGTGGTATTTAAACGTATTATGGCTGGCGGCCTGGGCAATCGCGTGGTGATGGTCAAAAACGCGCAGAAAGGCCGCGACACCATTATCCGTAACATACGGGCCCAGCTTGAAACCCTGTATCAACCCGACGATAGCAACACAGTCAATCCCTGGGTAACTTCACGAGAGAAAACGGGCCGTCACCTCGATCAGTTGGAACACGATCTGGACAGTTACTATCAGGCACTGCACCAGCAAGATGAACACATTGGCATTAGCTACCGGGATGTGCTCGGTGAACTCATGTTGCTGGAAACGTATGTAGAACGTCTGGAACTGCCTGCGCTGCAAACGGTGCTGCAAAATTGCACGCTTGAGCACCTAGAGGCCATCAAACGGGCCATCATCCCGGCCATAGCGCTCTGGTTGGAAGCGGATTACGAGCACAGCCCGCTGGCCCAACTGAGCCCATTCCTGTCTCATCAGGCCACGTTGCAGGATTTTACCCGCCGTTTCACACGGTTTTATCAGGTTGAACAGCAAAGGGATGAGAGGCTGACTAACCCACACCGTGCCTTTGAAGTGACAGAGCACGAGGAATACCAGCGAAGCCTGGCGAAGTATCAGACCTTACTGACTTCGTTAACCCCAGCAGAGTGGGCGAACCTGGCCCAATGGCTACCGCTGTTTTATGCCCATCACGGTAGCATCGTTCAGGGTGAACAACTGTTAGCTCAGTTAGAGCAACTGTCTGGTCGGCTACAGGAGATCGACTCTTCTGGCCGCGATCCGCTGATGTTTGCCCCCTTAGCCCATTGCGACAGCCAACGGCTCTTGCAGTTAACCACTGCGGCGGAAGAAGCCAAAAAACGCAGCTTATTTCAGCGCATTAACCCCTGTTATTACCTGCGCCGCAGCAGGCTGAAATTATTCCTGCAACAGCTTGGCTGGCAAAACGACCATGATACTGTGGCCCGCCTGCTGATTTCTGCCCGCTCAGAGCAACAGTGGCGAGCCGTCAGAACGGAACTGAACCGCTTGCAGCAACGTTTGGGGTTGCCAACCGTAGGGCTGTTGGACAACCTGGCATTAACCCGCCAGTTAGCAACGACACAGCGGGATCTGCGCTTTATCTGCACGTTGTATCAACAGATATCAGATTTGGTGGGTCTTGACCGATTAGTGCCCGCTATCATCGAACACCAGCAAGCCGGTTTCACACGGGAATGTGAAGAGATCGCCGCCGCGATAGCGCGTTGCCAGGCCCGTGCAGCAAGCTCAGAGGCATTGGAAAATCTACGTGGCTGGCTGCAACTCTCTGCGGTAGAAACATTCGCTCAGGCCATCCATAACAATAGCTCCCTCACTGTTGCACTTGAGGCTATTACGGCTGCACTTCCCTCATTGGCAGCCTATCAGCAATTCCGGCCAGTTGCGGCACAGCTGGATACTGTCAGCCTGGCCATCCTGAGCATGTTACGCCAGCAGAAAACCACGCTGGCCCGCTTTGAACCACCGCAGTTAGCGTTGGTGGTTGCGCAAGCGTTGGATCGTGAGGTGCGTTTAGTCTGGAAACAACAGTTAGAGTGGCATTCGCCGATATTGCTGCTGGAACCCACGGTGATTAACGCCAAGATTGAGCAATTGGCTACCGCCGATGGCGAAATGAAAGCCTTGAATAAGCTGGAGCTGACCGAGGTGATTAAAACGGCCAACATCAGCCCACTGCGGAAGTGGGAAGAAATTACTCGCCTCACCGGAAAGCGGGCGCGTCGGTTACGGGAATTTATCGATCAAGGCAGTATGCTAGGGCTGATGCAACTGCGGCCGGTTTGGTTAATGACGCCAGATGTTGCCAGCCAGGTTTTACCCTTGCAGGCTGGGCTGTTCGATACGGTGATTTATGATGAAGCTTCACAGATGCCGGTAGAATACGCATTGCCCACCCTGTTTCGCAGCCGCAACATGGTCGTCAGCGGGGATGAGAAACAGATGCCGCCATCGGCTTTCTTCTCTGGCAAAGCCATGGCTGAAGACGAGCCTGATGATGACGAAGGCCTGTTTGAAGCCGATAGCACCCAGCAAGAAGAAGCCGCTGAAAGCTGGAACTATCGGCAAATCAGCGACTGCCCGGATCTGCTGCACCTGGCTCGTACCGTATTACCTAGCCAAACGCTGGCCATCCACTATCGCTCCACTTATCGGGAACTGATTAACTTTTCCAATCATGCATTCTATGAAAATCGGTTAAATATTCCGGCCCAGCATTCTGGCAAGATCATTGATGCGGTCAGGCCGGTTTCACTAATGATGGTCAATGGGCTGTATCAAAACCAGAGTAATCAGCAGGAAGCCGAGCAGGTCGCTACCGTGCTGGCAGAAATTTGGCAACAACCTTACGCAGAGCGCCCTTCCGTTGGTGTAGTGACCTTCAATCAGAAACAAGCGCAGCTGATCCAGAATGTGCTGGAAGCCAGGGCCGAACAGCATGCCGAGTTCCGCCAGGCTTACCACGAAGAACAGCAGCGGTTGGAGGATGACGAGGATATGTCCTTCTTTGTGAAGAACGTGGAAAACGTGCAGGGGGATGAACGGGATGTGATTATCTTCTCTACCACCTTTGGCCGTAACCCACAGGGCACTTTCCGCCGTAATTTCGGTATTCTTGGCCAGCAAGGGGGGGAACGGCGTTTGAACGTGGCGGTGACCCGGGCCAGAAATCAGGTGATGATTATTTCCTCGATGCCGATTGAAGAGATTTCCGATCTGCTTGCCACCCACCGCCAGCCGGATATCCCGCGCGATTTCCTGCAAGGGTATCTGGAGTATGCCCGCCGTTTATCCACAGGCCAGTTTGCTCAAGGCCAGGCGCTGTTAATGCGCATGAACCGTACACAATTAGCCAGCCGCTCGCCGGTGGAACACCCTGATGGTTTTGTGCAATCCGTTGTTGAGTATATTCGCTCACAGGGTTGGTTAATTGCAGAGTCCCAACAGGAAGGCGCTTTCTATTTTGATTGTATTATTGAAGATCCATCAACGGGCCGCTATTTACTGGGTATTGAGTGCGATATGCCACGCCACGCGCTATTGCAACGTGCCAGGGCGCGTGAACTCTGGCGCCCAACCATCTTAAAGCGGGTAACCGCATTCCGTCATCGCATCTCTATTCAACATTGGTATCACCATGGCCCAGAGGAGCGTCTGCGTTTAACACAGGCCATTACACAAGCTATGGGCATGGAACAGCAGCCTGCGGCGACCACCTCTGATGCAACAAGCGAGGAAAACACATGA
- a CDS encoding 4Fe-4S single cluster domain-containing protein, whose protein sequence is MPMAVGLSRLHFPVTTLGPGKRIGIWFQGCSLLCPGCLSPETWRFTRDKIAMATLVEQLRPWYPQADGITISGGEPFDQPQALSQLLSAIRQDFNGNILVFSGYPYATIIPYLSTMAGLIDALVSGPFEQESPQTLQLRGSDNQVLHLLTEVGKTHFSDFEQPLNDQEKVLDMTLDRQGRVSLIGIPRRDDLIRLRAFLEQQGHSFAPVTK, encoded by the coding sequence ATGCCGATGGCGGTAGGTTTATCACGTTTGCACTTTCCGGTAACCACCTTGGGGCCAGGAAAACGTATTGGTATCTGGTTTCAGGGATGTTCTCTGCTCTGCCCCGGCTGCCTCTCTCCAGAAACATGGCGATTTACCCGCGACAAGATAGCGATGGCAACACTGGTAGAACAGTTGCGCCCGTGGTATCCGCAGGCGGATGGCATCACAATCTCTGGAGGGGAACCGTTCGATCAACCCCAGGCATTAAGCCAACTGCTGTCTGCCATTCGTCAGGATTTTAACGGCAATATTCTGGTGTTTAGCGGTTATCCCTATGCCACCATCATCCCTTATCTAAGCACAATGGCAGGGCTGATTGATGCGTTGGTTTCCGGCCCGTTTGAACAGGAAAGCCCGCAGACACTGCAACTGAGGGGCAGTGATAACCAGGTTTTGCATCTGCTGACCGAAGTGGGTAAAACTCATTTTAGTGACTTCGAGCAGCCATTAAATGACCAAGAAAAAGTACTGGATATGACGCTTGATCGGCAGGGCAGAGTCAGCTTGATAGGCATTCCACGCCGAGATGATTTAATTCGCCTGCGGGCGTTCCTTGAACAACAGGGGCACTCTTTTGCTCCAGTCACCAAATAA
- a CDS encoding AAA family ATPase: protein MQQPYRYQQPRWMRDLLRFLPLKSQFVFSGNVRDLQACEISPNIVTPVAFNQSLHNALREAGYQHVVMFNLLNGFIPMVPPGEDPAPTQKLLSQLGLNIVEGRANGGIDLLSTTLERLIELPGEPVALIVDFASCLINHRDNLSPVEHSLFTRALVLSHQARARPYGEQRRAFFNTVLWVVDKEGDLPDWFLINNPLIRHIPVAKPDRIARHALAPALLRSLPGQSVETAVQERAAQEFVDETEGLLLLDMNAIARLARIEGVAQEQISDAVRRYKVGITEDPWLKIEKEKIRQAASTIQKRVKGQTHAITHMLDIIKRAVTGVGGGKQGGRPRGVIFLAGPTGVGKTELAKTVTELLFGDESAYIRFDMSEFSAEHADQRLIGAPPGYIGYNLGGELTNAIREKPFSVVLFDEIEKAHPRLMDKFLQIIDDGVLTSGRGDRVYFSEALIIFTSNLGIYRLDSHGERVANVRPEEPFATVQKNVKAEIERHFKLVLNRPELLNRIGENIIVFDFIRPDVAEQIFSQMTENTLAGLGRLGLTVTIGQAALELLRKICLADLSNGGRGIRNHLEAHLVNPLSRALFDVDAQPGDRYHIADLLTGASTQLVLTKQQEP, encoded by the coding sequence ATGCAACAACCATATCGTTATCAACAACCCCGTTGGATGCGCGACTTGCTGCGTTTTTTACCTCTAAAAAGCCAGTTCGTGTTCTCAGGCAATGTGCGCGATCTGCAAGCCTGCGAGATTAGCCCCAACATCGTCACGCCGGTTGCATTTAATCAATCCCTGCATAATGCGCTGCGAGAAGCGGGTTATCAGCATGTGGTGATGTTTAACCTGCTGAACGGCTTTATACCAATGGTGCCACCAGGAGAGGACCCGGCACCAACGCAGAAACTGCTGAGCCAATTGGGCCTTAATATAGTAGAAGGCCGTGCCAATGGGGGAATTGATCTGCTGAGCACCACGCTCGAACGGCTGATCGAGCTACCCGGTGAACCCGTGGCACTGATTGTTGACTTCGCCTCTTGCCTGATTAATCACCGGGATAACCTCTCACCGGTGGAACATAGCCTGTTTACCCGCGCCCTGGTGCTTTCCCACCAGGCTCGTGCGCGCCCTTACGGCGAGCAGCGCCGGGCATTTTTTAATACCGTATTGTGGGTTGTTGATAAAGAAGGCGATTTACCTGATTGGTTTTTGATCAATAACCCACTGATTCGCCATATCCCGGTCGCCAAACCCGATCGCATTGCCCGCCATGCGTTAGCGCCTGCGCTGTTACGCTCGCTACCGGGCCAATCCGTTGAAACGGCCGTTCAAGAGCGAGCGGCCCAGGAGTTTGTGGATGAAACGGAAGGGTTGCTGCTGCTGGATATGAATGCCATTGCTCGGCTGGCCCGCATTGAAGGCGTCGCTCAAGAACAGATTAGCGACGCAGTTCGGCGCTATAAAGTGGGGATTACCGAAGATCCATGGCTAAAAATTGAAAAAGAGAAGATTCGTCAGGCCGCCAGCACGATCCAGAAACGAGTCAAAGGGCAAACCCATGCCATTACGCATATGTTGGATATCATCAAGCGTGCGGTCACGGGCGTAGGCGGGGGCAAACAAGGGGGGCGCCCCCGCGGTGTGATCTTTTTGGCTGGGCCGACCGGCGTGGGTAAAACCGAGCTGGCCAAAACCGTTACCGAATTACTGTTTGGTGATGAAAGTGCCTATATCCGCTTCGATATGTCAGAATTTAGCGCCGAACATGCCGATCAACGTTTGATTGGCGCGCCGCCAGGATATATTGGCTATAACCTGGGCGGCGAGTTGACCAACGCCATTAGGGAAAAGCCGTTTAGCGTGGTGCTGTTTGATGAAATAGAAAAGGCCCACCCACGGCTGATGGATAAATTTTTGCAGATTATCGATGACGGCGTGCTAACTTCCGGCCGTGGCGATCGCGTCTATTTCTCTGAAGCCCTGATTATTTTCACCTCCAATCTGGGTATCTATCGCCTGGACAGTCACGGCGAACGGGTAGCCAATGTGCGGCCAGAGGAACCATTTGCAACGGTACAGAAAAACGTCAAGGCCGAGATTGAACGCCACTTCAAGCTGGTGCTAAACCGCCCTGAGCTGCTTAACCGCATTGGTGAAAACATCATCGTCTTTGACTTTATTCGCCCCGATGTTGCCGAACAGATATTTAGCCAAATGACCGAAAACACGCTGGCGGGGCTCGGCAGGCTCGGGCTGACGGTAACCATCGGCCAAGCGGCGCTGGAGCTGTTGCGTAAGATCTGCCTGGCCGACTTATCCAACGGCGGGCGCGGTATTCGTAACCATCTGGAAGCACATTTGGTTAATCCACTGTCACGGGCGCTATTTGATGTGGACGCACAGCCGGGCGATCGTTATCACATTGCAGACCTGCTGACGGGTGCATCCACACAGCTGGTTCTGACCAAACAGCAGGAGCCGTAA